One window from the genome of Hippocampus zosterae strain Florida chromosome 7, ASM2543408v3, whole genome shotgun sequence encodes:
- the rhbdf1b gene encoding inactive rhomboid protein 1 isoform X5, whose product MDGKQRRENTEGTNIEQTTGSNSGNCVLQLLKRQRSVSVPGANPQVYLAALETSKNYLRPQMERAPCFTSSKRGTADWFGVSKDGESSQRWRRKSLQHCSHLYGGLKAQVMRGMELTSQDNLSLASTETPPPLYLTPHHPSHHHNGMQRIVDPLARGRAFRTVEEVDGFGAPPTHTNACTASLCSFSSSRSALSMLPRRRKRESVAVMSLKAASALMKGRALGESGAGRYRKRSFLPSSFFEDDTLDFPDYLDTSFFTGEGLPDELSTYADEVFETASEAAHRQSDEGELTGSALDRNELERSHLMLPLERGWRKAKDGSLVQPKARVNQEVVGRQRGQRIPLPVEKLFTREQKRPYGLGMVGRLTNRTYRKRIDSFVKRQIEDMDDHRPFFSYWITFVHLLVTILAVSIHGIAPVGFSQHETVDSVLRNKGVYENVKFVQQQNFWIGPSSEKLIHLGAKFSPCMRQDREIHKLVQEKRDKERESGCCVRNDRSGCLQTLQEECSTTLALWVKWPQHPSAPSLNGKLRQYGAVCHQDPRICQEPASISPHEWPEDITKWPICTRYSFVNHTNLPHIDCAITGRPCCIGTKGRCEITSREYCDFMHGYFHEEATLCSQVACMDDVCGLLPFLNPEVPDQFSRLWLSLFLHAGILHCLVSALFQMTVLRDLEKLAGWLRISIIYMLSGITGNLASAIFLPYRAEVGPAGSQFGILACLFVELFQSWQILERPWRAFGKLFAISVFFFSFGLLPWIDNFAHVCGFVSGFFLSFAFLPYISFGRSDMYRKRVQICVFLLVFVALLSSLAVLFYVYPVKCDWCEYLTCIPITDKFCEKYDLNANLL is encoded by the exons atggatggcaaacaGAGGAGGGAAAACACAGAGGGTACTAACATTGAACAAACTACAGGTAGTAACTCTGGTAATTGTGTGTTGCAGCTACTAAAACGCCAGCGCAGTGTCAGCGTGCCAGGAGCAAACCCCCAGGTTTACCTGGCTGCCTTAGAAACATCCAAAAACTACCTCAGACCCCAGATGGAGAGAGCACCCTGCTTCACGTCATCCAAGAG AGGTACGGCAGACTGGTTCGGTGTAAGCAAAGACGGCGAGAGCAGCCAGcgatggaggaggaagagcctGCAGCATTGCAGTCATCTCTACGGTGGGCTAAAGGCTCAGGTGATGAGGGGCATGGAGCTGACCAGCCAAGACAACCTCTCCCTGGCCAGCACTGAGACCCCTCCACCCCTTTATCTCACGCCACACCACCCTAGTCACCATCACAATGGCATGCAGAGG ATTGTGGACCCCCTTGCTCGTGGTCGCGCCTTCCGTACGGTGGAAGAGGTAGATGGCTTCGGCGCGCCGCCGACTCACACCAACGCCTGCACGGCTTCGCTATGCTCCTTTTCCAGCTCCCGCTCGGCCCTCAGCATGTTGCCACGGCGACGCAAACGGGAGTCGGTTGCCGTCATGAGCCTCAAAGCTGCCTCGGCGTTGATGAAG GGCCGTGCATTAGGTGAAAGCGGCGCAGGACGGTACCGCAAGCGGAGTTTCCTGCCCTCTAGTTTCTTTGAAGATGACACGCTGGACTTCCCCGATTATCTGGACACGTCTTTCTTCACTGGG GAGGGTCTACCGGATGAGCTTTCCACCTATGCGGATGAAGTTTTCGAGACGGCATCGGAGGCCGCGCACCGTCAATCGGATGAGGGCGAGCTCACCGGAAGTGCGCTGGATAGGAACGAACTGGAGAGAAGTCACCTGATGCT GCCATTAGAGCGAGGATGGCGCAAAGCAAAAGACGGATCACTCGTCCAACCCAAGGCGCGCGTAAATCAAGAAGTGGTGGGTCGGCAGCGTGGGCAAAGGATCCCCTTGCCCGTCGAGAAGCTGTTCACCCGAGAGCAGAAGAGGCCTTACGGGCTCGGCATGGTCGGCCGTCTCACCAACCGAACATACCGAAAGCGCATCGACAGCTTTGTCAAGAGACAGATTGAAGACATGGACGATCACAG GCCTTTCTTCAGCTACTGGATCACATTCGTCCATCTACTCGTCACCATCTTGGCTGTCAGCATCCACGGCATCGCTCCAGTGGGCTTTTCCCAACATGAAACTGTGGATTCT gtgttaaGGAACAAAGGTGTGTacgaaaatgtgaaatttgtgCAACAACAAAATTTCTGGATTGGTCCAAGCTCA GAGAAGCTGATCCATCTGGGAGCCAAATTTTCCCCTTGCATGCGTCAAGATCGAGAGATTCACAAACTAGTGCAGGAGAAGAgggacaaagagagagagtCGGGCTGCTGCGTGAGGAACGATCGCTCGGGGTGTTTGCAGACTTTGCAAGAGGAATGCTCG ACCACCTTGGCATTGTGGGTCAAGTGGCCGCAGCACCCCAGCGCTCCTTCTTTGAATGGTAAATTACGTCAATATGGTGCTGTTTGCCATCAGGATCCCAG AATTTGTCAGGAGCCTGCCTCTATTTCGCCTCATGAGTGGCCTGAAGACATCACCAAGTGGCCG ATTTGCACGCGGTACAGTTTTGTGAACCACACCAATCTTCCCCACATAGATTGTGCCATCACAGGCCGGCCCTGCTGCATCGGAACTAAAGGGCG ATGTGAAATCACTTCCAGAGAATACTGTGACTTCATGCACGGCTACTTCCATGAAGAAGCCACTCTCTGTTCACAG GTGGCGTGCATGGATGACGTATGTGGCCTCCTGCCTTTTCTCAACCCTGAGGTCCCAGATCAGTTTTCCCGACTGTGGCTGTCCCTCTTCCTTCACGCTGG GATTCTTCACTGCCTGGTGTCAGCGTTGTTCCAAATGACAGTGCTTCGAGATCTGGAAAAGCTAGCTGGCTGGCTGCGGATCTCCATCATCTACATGCTTAGTGGCATCACAGGCAACCTGGCGTCGGCTATTTTTCTGCCTTACAGAGCGGAG GTCGGTCCTGCGGGCAGCCAGTTTGGCATCctggcgtgtctctttgtggagcTTTTTCAGAGCTGGCAGATCCTTGAGCGACCATGGCGGGCGTTTGGAAAGCTCTTTGCCATCTCCgtatttttcttctccttcggTTTGCTGCCTTGGATCGATAATTTTGCCCACGTCTGCGGTTTTGTTTCGGGATTCTTCTTATCCTTTGCCTTCTTACCATACATCAG TTTTGGGCGCTCAGACATGTACCGCAAGAGGGTCCAGATCTGTGTATTCCTGCTGGTTTTCGTAGCTCTGCTCTCCTCCCTGGCCGTCCTCTTCTACGTTTACCCCGTGAAGTGCGACTGGTGCGAATACCTCACTTGTATCCCCATCACGGACAAGTTCTGTGAGAAGTATGACTTGAACGCAAACCTCCTTTGA
- the rhbdf1b gene encoding inactive rhomboid protein 1 isoform X6, whose translation MSRSQDPYWGSVNRGTADWFGVSKDGESSQRWRRKSLQHCSHLYGGLKAQVMRGMELTSQDNLSLASTETPPPLYLTPHHPSHHHNGMQRIVDPLARGRAFRTVEEVDGFGAPPTHTNACTASLCSFSSSRSALSMLPRRRKRESVAVMSLKAASALMKGRALGESGAGRYRKRSFLPSSFFEDDTLDFPDYLDTSFFTGEGLPDELSTYADEVFETASEAAHRQSDEGELTGSALDRNELERSHLMLPLERGWRKAKDGSLVQPKARVNQEVVGRQRGQRIPLPVEKLFTREQKRPYGLGMVGRLTNRTYRKRIDSFVKRQIEDMDDHRPFFSYWITFVHLLVTILAVSIHGIAPVGFSQHETVDSVLRNKGVYENVKFVQQQNFWIGPSSEKLIHLGAKFSPCMRQDREIHKLVQEKRDKERESGCCVRNDRSGCLQTLQEECSTTLALWVKWPQHPSAPSLNGKLRQYGAVCHQDPRICQEPASISPHEWPEDITKWPICTRYSFVNHTNLPHIDCAITGRPCCIGTKGRCEITSREYCDFMHGYFHEEATLCSQVACMDDVCGLLPFLNPEVPDQFSRLWLSLFLHAGILHCLVSALFQMTVLRDLEKLAGWLRISIIYMLSGITGNLASAIFLPYRAEVGPAGSQFGILACLFVELFQSWQILERPWRAFGKLFAISVFFFSFGLLPWIDNFAHVCGFVSGFFLSFAFLPYISFGRSDMYRKRVQICVFLLVFVALLSSLAVLFYVYPVKCDWCEYLTCIPITDKFCEKYDLNANLL comes from the exons ATGAGCCGTAGTCAGGACCCTTATTGGGGCTCTGTCAACAG AGGTACGGCAGACTGGTTCGGTGTAAGCAAAGACGGCGAGAGCAGCCAGcgatggaggaggaagagcctGCAGCATTGCAGTCATCTCTACGGTGGGCTAAAGGCTCAGGTGATGAGGGGCATGGAGCTGACCAGCCAAGACAACCTCTCCCTGGCCAGCACTGAGACCCCTCCACCCCTTTATCTCACGCCACACCACCCTAGTCACCATCACAATGGCATGCAGAGG ATTGTGGACCCCCTTGCTCGTGGTCGCGCCTTCCGTACGGTGGAAGAGGTAGATGGCTTCGGCGCGCCGCCGACTCACACCAACGCCTGCACGGCTTCGCTATGCTCCTTTTCCAGCTCCCGCTCGGCCCTCAGCATGTTGCCACGGCGACGCAAACGGGAGTCGGTTGCCGTCATGAGCCTCAAAGCTGCCTCGGCGTTGATGAAG GGCCGTGCATTAGGTGAAAGCGGCGCAGGACGGTACCGCAAGCGGAGTTTCCTGCCCTCTAGTTTCTTTGAAGATGACACGCTGGACTTCCCCGATTATCTGGACACGTCTTTCTTCACTGGG GAGGGTCTACCGGATGAGCTTTCCACCTATGCGGATGAAGTTTTCGAGACGGCATCGGAGGCCGCGCACCGTCAATCGGATGAGGGCGAGCTCACCGGAAGTGCGCTGGATAGGAACGAACTGGAGAGAAGTCACCTGATGCT GCCATTAGAGCGAGGATGGCGCAAAGCAAAAGACGGATCACTCGTCCAACCCAAGGCGCGCGTAAATCAAGAAGTGGTGGGTCGGCAGCGTGGGCAAAGGATCCCCTTGCCCGTCGAGAAGCTGTTCACCCGAGAGCAGAAGAGGCCTTACGGGCTCGGCATGGTCGGCCGTCTCACCAACCGAACATACCGAAAGCGCATCGACAGCTTTGTCAAGAGACAGATTGAAGACATGGACGATCACAG GCCTTTCTTCAGCTACTGGATCACATTCGTCCATCTACTCGTCACCATCTTGGCTGTCAGCATCCACGGCATCGCTCCAGTGGGCTTTTCCCAACATGAAACTGTGGATTCT gtgttaaGGAACAAAGGTGTGTacgaaaatgtgaaatttgtgCAACAACAAAATTTCTGGATTGGTCCAAGCTCA GAGAAGCTGATCCATCTGGGAGCCAAATTTTCCCCTTGCATGCGTCAAGATCGAGAGATTCACAAACTAGTGCAGGAGAAGAgggacaaagagagagagtCGGGCTGCTGCGTGAGGAACGATCGCTCGGGGTGTTTGCAGACTTTGCAAGAGGAATGCTCG ACCACCTTGGCATTGTGGGTCAAGTGGCCGCAGCACCCCAGCGCTCCTTCTTTGAATGGTAAATTACGTCAATATGGTGCTGTTTGCCATCAGGATCCCAG AATTTGTCAGGAGCCTGCCTCTATTTCGCCTCATGAGTGGCCTGAAGACATCACCAAGTGGCCG ATTTGCACGCGGTACAGTTTTGTGAACCACACCAATCTTCCCCACATAGATTGTGCCATCACAGGCCGGCCCTGCTGCATCGGAACTAAAGGGCG ATGTGAAATCACTTCCAGAGAATACTGTGACTTCATGCACGGCTACTTCCATGAAGAAGCCACTCTCTGTTCACAG GTGGCGTGCATGGATGACGTATGTGGCCTCCTGCCTTTTCTCAACCCTGAGGTCCCAGATCAGTTTTCCCGACTGTGGCTGTCCCTCTTCCTTCACGCTGG GATTCTTCACTGCCTGGTGTCAGCGTTGTTCCAAATGACAGTGCTTCGAGATCTGGAAAAGCTAGCTGGCTGGCTGCGGATCTCCATCATCTACATGCTTAGTGGCATCACAGGCAACCTGGCGTCGGCTATTTTTCTGCCTTACAGAGCGGAG GTCGGTCCTGCGGGCAGCCAGTTTGGCATCctggcgtgtctctttgtggagcTTTTTCAGAGCTGGCAGATCCTTGAGCGACCATGGCGGGCGTTTGGAAAGCTCTTTGCCATCTCCgtatttttcttctccttcggTTTGCTGCCTTGGATCGATAATTTTGCCCACGTCTGCGGTTTTGTTTCGGGATTCTTCTTATCCTTTGCCTTCTTACCATACATCAG TTTTGGGCGCTCAGACATGTACCGCAAGAGGGTCCAGATCTGTGTATTCCTGCTGGTTTTCGTAGCTCTGCTCTCCTCCCTGGCCGTCCTCTTCTACGTTTACCCCGTGAAGTGCGACTGGTGCGAATACCTCACTTGTATCCCCATCACGGACAAGTTCTGTGAGAAGTATGACTTGAACGCAAACCTCCTTTGA